One part of the Paenibacillus silvisoli genome encodes these proteins:
- a CDS encoding cupin domain-containing protein: MNEGKPTCAKIRAAGSYSGKQGFNYNEAVSAQSVGAAGLCMHLLTIPPGGRAKAHLHESHESSIYVISGHAAMWFGEQLGDHAEVEAGDFLYIPAGVPHLPYNPSETEPCTAVIARTDPNEQESVTLLPELDGVHFS, from the coding sequence ATGAACGAGGGTAAACCGACCTGCGCGAAAATACGAGCCGCCGGCTCCTATTCAGGCAAGCAAGGCTTTAATTACAACGAAGCCGTTTCCGCTCAAAGCGTAGGGGCCGCCGGTCTGTGCATGCATTTGCTGACGATCCCGCCGGGCGGTCGCGCCAAGGCACATTTGCATGAAAGCCACGAATCATCGATCTACGTGATTTCCGGCCATGCGGCGATGTGGTTTGGAGAGCAGCTCGGGGACCACGCGGAGGTGGAAGCAGGCGATTTCTTGTACATTCCCGCTGGCGTGCCGCATCTGCCCTACAACCCGTCGGAGACGGAACCGTGCACGGCGGTCATCGCCAGAACCGACCCGAACGAGCAGGAGAGCGTGACGCTGCTGCCGGAGTTGGATGGCGTGCATTTCAGCTGA
- a CDS encoding transglycosylase domain-containing protein has protein sequence MGKSNDKIKKKRGTWKTISLAAVLAGALLVAAGWTGFSILVEKQDISLLEKPLPAPTIIYDQDGEETNKIATNTFEPVKFEDLPKYLVDAVVAVEDKRFFEHDGTDAWGIGRALFTNLTSGKTVQGASTITQQLAKNVFLSHERTWTRKWNEALLAKKIEESYDKQQIITMYLNQIYFGEGAWGIKRAAETYFGKPVKELTLPEAALLAGIIRAPSALSPFKHPEQAKERRTVALQLMKDQGKISPDTYEAAMLQPLKVRRSKASHDGAIKYPYYVDAIIREASELYGLSENEVLHGGLRIYTSLDQRMQQAAERVYANDALFPESKPDQLIQSGAVLVDPRDGGIKAVIGGRGKQPFRGFNRAVQLERQPGSTMKPIAVYTPAFESGYSPNDTLWDGPTDFGGYQPQNAGGGYHGQVSIYDAIVNSYNIPAVQLLNDMGIDAGMDAASRFGIELTDADRTLGLALGGLQEGVSPLDMAEAFGVFANDGVRVPAHAIVRIESADGELLAEAPKAEAAAIQTTDASVARTMTAMLEGVVREGSGEAAALADRPLAGKTGTTEMPGGGNKDNWFVGYTPQLVGAVWLGYDHTDASHYLTTTSKAAAAVFHELMGAALEGEPVMGFPSAPGIAKKKKPDREGDEREPKGPKEPKGPKGPKEPKPDKEHKKPGKDRDKPDEKGPRGKHGKGKHDDDEDDD, from the coding sequence ATGGGGAAGAGCAACGATAAAATAAAGAAGAAACGCGGGACGTGGAAGACGATCAGTCTCGCGGCCGTTCTGGCAGGAGCGCTGCTGGTGGCGGCGGGCTGGACCGGATTCAGCATCCTGGTCGAGAAGCAGGATATCTCTCTCTTGGAGAAGCCGCTGCCTGCTCCGACGATCATTTACGATCAGGATGGCGAAGAGACGAACAAAATCGCAACGAATACGTTCGAGCCGGTCAAGTTCGAGGATTTGCCGAAGTATCTTGTCGATGCCGTTGTAGCGGTCGAGGATAAGCGGTTCTTCGAGCATGACGGGACGGATGCATGGGGGATCGGGCGGGCGCTGTTCACCAACCTTACGAGCGGGAAGACGGTGCAAGGCGCAAGCACGATCACGCAGCAGCTGGCCAAAAACGTCTTCCTATCCCACGAGCGGACATGGACGCGCAAATGGAACGAGGCGCTGCTCGCCAAGAAGATCGAGGAATCTTACGATAAGCAGCAGATCATTACGATGTACTTGAATCAGATTTATTTTGGCGAAGGGGCATGGGGGATCAAGCGGGCCGCGGAAACCTACTTCGGCAAGCCGGTGAAAGAGCTGACGCTGCCGGAGGCCGCTTTGCTGGCAGGCATCATCCGGGCGCCGTCCGCACTGTCGCCCTTCAAGCATCCGGAGCAAGCGAAGGAACGACGTACCGTTGCGCTTCAGCTGATGAAGGATCAGGGCAAAATCAGTCCGGATACGTACGAGGCAGCGATGCTTCAACCGCTAAAAGTGCGCCGGAGCAAGGCGAGCCATGACGGTGCCATCAAGTATCCGTATTACGTCGATGCGATTATTCGCGAAGCGTCGGAGCTGTATGGATTGAGCGAAAATGAAGTGCTGCATGGCGGGCTGCGCATCTATACGTCGCTTGACCAACGCATGCAGCAGGCTGCCGAGCGGGTCTATGCGAATGACGCGCTGTTTCCGGAGAGCAAGCCGGATCAGCTGATCCAAAGCGGCGCCGTCTTGGTCGACCCGCGCGACGGCGGGATTAAGGCGGTGATCGGCGGACGGGGCAAGCAGCCTTTTCGAGGGTTCAACCGTGCCGTGCAGCTGGAGCGTCAGCCGGGGTCGACGATGAAGCCGATCGCGGTGTATACGCCAGCCTTCGAGAGCGGATACAGCCCGAATGATACGCTATGGGACGGTCCGACCGATTTCGGAGGCTATCAGCCGCAAAACGCCGGCGGGGGCTATCACGGCCAAGTATCCATCTACGATGCGATCGTAAACTCGTACAATATTCCGGCCGTTCAGCTGTTGAACGACATGGGCATCGACGCCGGCATGGATGCCGCTTCGAGGTTCGGCATTGAACTGACGGATGCGGACCGCACGCTTGGGCTTGCGCTAGGCGGATTGCAAGAGGGTGTATCGCCGCTCGACATGGCGGAAGCGTTCGGCGTATTCGCGAATGACGGCGTCCGCGTGCCGGCGCATGCCATTGTTCGCATCGAATCCGCCGATGGCGAGCTGCTGGCGGAAGCACCTAAGGCGGAAGCGGCCGCGATTCAAACGACGGACGCCTCCGTTGCCCGCACGATGACGGCGATGCTCGAAGGCGTCGTGCGCGAGGGAAGCGGGGAAGCGGCAGCGCTAGCGGATCGTCCGCTGGCCGGCAAAACCGGGACGACGGAAATGCCCGGCGGCGGCAACAAGGACAATTGGTTCGTCGGCTACACGCCGCAGCTGGTAGGGGCCGTATGGCTGGGTTACGATCATACGGACGCGAGCCATTACTTGACGACGACGTCGAAGGCCGCGGCGGCCGTTTTCCATGAGCTGATGGGCGCGGCGCTTGAAGGCGAGCCGGTTATGGGTTTCCCTAGCGCGCCGGGGATTGCCAAGAAGAAGAAGCCGGATCGCGAGGGCGATGAACGCGAGCCGAAGGGGCCAAAGGAGCCAAAAGGGCCGAAAGGACCAAAGGAGCCGAAGCCGGATAAGGAACACAAGAAACCCGGAAAGGATCGCGACAAGCCGGATGAAAAAGGGCCGCGCGGCAAGCACGGAAAAGGGAAGCATGACGATGACGAGGACGACGATTGA